In the genome of bacterium, one region contains:
- a CDS encoding PspC domain-containing protein: MARRVLKKSADRVLVGVCGGIAEYFGWQTRPVRVVFIFMAVAGGAGLAVYLVLAVLMPPADSGDFRLDDYRKQ; the protein is encoded by the coding sequence AAAGTCGGCCGACAGAGTCCTGGTCGGCGTCTGCGGCGGCATCGCCGAGTACTTCGGGTGGCAGACGCGACCGGTGCGGGTTGTCTTCATCTTCATGGCGGTGGCCGGCGGGGCGGGCTTGGCCGTCTACCTCGTCCTCGCCGTACTGATGCCGCCAGCGGACAGCGGCGATTTCCGGCTCGACGACTACCGGAAGCAGTAG